GATACGAGGTCATCGGTATCTTTATGAAAAACTGGGATGATACAGATGAGAATGGTGTTTGTACCGCAACGGAAGATTACAATGATGTCATTCGCGTGTGTAATCAAATTGGGATTCCTTATTATGCGGTAAATTTTGAAAAGCAATATTGGGATAAAGTGTTTACGTACTTCCTTGATGAATATAAAGCGGGTAGAACCCCAAACCCGGATGTCATGTGTAACAAGGAAATTAAATTCAAAGCATTTTTAGAACATGCGCTTGCTCTTGGGGCGGATTATGTGGCTACTGGGCATTATGCTCAAGTGGAATATCGAGACGGCAAATATCAAATGCTTCGTGGGAAAGATCCAAATAAAGACCAAACGTATTTCTTAAATCAACTTTCGCAGAAGCAACTTTCGAAAGTGATGTTTCCATTAGGACACTTAGAGAAGAAAGAAGTTCGCGAAATTGCCCAGAAGGCGGGTCTTGCTACTGCTTCCAAAAAAGATAGTACAGGTATCTGTTTTATTGGCGAACGAAACTTTAAGGAGTTCCTAAGTCAATATTTACC
The Bacillus kexueae DNA segment above includes these coding regions:
- the mnmA gene encoding tRNA 2-thiouridine(34) synthase MnmA, producing the protein MNDNKNKRVVVGMSGGVDSSVAALLLKEQGYEVIGIFMKNWDDTDENGVCTATEDYNDVIRVCNQIGIPYYAVNFEKQYWDKVFTYFLDEYKAGRTPNPDVMCNKEIKFKAFLEHALALGADYVATGHYAQVEYRDGKYQMLRGKDPNKDQTYFLNQLSQKQLSKVMFPLGHLEKKEVREIAQKAGLATASKKDSTGICFIGERNFKEFLSQYLPAQPGEMQTMDGEVKGKHDGLMYYTIGQRQGLGIGGSGEPWFVVGKDLEKNILYVDQGFENELLYSDSIIAVNMNWVSDEVPTGEVACTAKFRYRQPDNEVRVEMLDNNRAKITFEKPIRAVTPGQAVVLYNGEVCLGGGTIDEIYKDGARLTYVG